In the genome of Neisseria animaloris, one region contains:
- a CDS encoding DUF4390 domain-containing protein, translated as MAFITRLFRNSRLLLLPILLAVSFQTAAEGISATRAQAKLTSSGQLSVSSRFQIHLPDQLKEVLSQGVPLNFTLSYQLSAPTVAAYRFKLGQIVGNDNSIQYKLSYHPLTNRYRVAVGTFSTEYNSLETALRGIGAIANWKVLSSGMLSGVSASEAKAEIRLELSTAQLPKPFQINALTSRIWQLDSGWKSLNILKE; from the coding sequence ATGGCTTTTATTACGCGCTTGTTCAGAAACAGTAGATTGCTACTGTTGCCTATTTTGCTGGCCGTGTCTTTTCAGACGGCCGCAGAAGGCATCAGTGCAACCCGTGCGCAGGCTAAACTCACATCGTCGGGCCAGTTGTCGGTTAGCAGCCGTTTTCAAATTCATTTGCCTGATCAGCTTAAGGAGGTGCTTTCTCAAGGAGTGCCGTTGAATTTCACCTTGAGTTACCAGCTTTCTGCGCCAACGGTGGCTGCGTATCGTTTCAAACTCGGTCAAATTGTCGGCAACGATAATTCTATACAGTATAAATTGTCATATCATCCGTTAACCAACCGTTACCGTGTGGCAGTCGGTACATTTTCTACCGAATATAATTCACTCGAAACGGCTTTGCGCGGTATCGGAGCGATCGCCAATTGGAAAGTATTGAGCAGTGGAATGCTGAGTGGCGTGTCAGCTTCTGAAGCTAAAGCTGAAATCCGTTTGGAGCTAAGTACAGCACAATTACCTAAACCTTTTCAAATCAATGCACTAACTTCAAGAATCTGGCAGCTTGATTCAGGCTGGAAATCTTTAAATATCTTGAAGGAGTAA
- the rsmB gene encoding 16S rRNA (cytosine(967)-C(5))-methyltransferase RsmB, with translation MSMALAQKLAAESVVTVAAGRNLQDVLAEIRDRHPDLSTQESGALQDIAYGCQRYGGSLHFILGKMLNKPITDPQLESLLLAALYQLHYTRNAPHAVVNEAVDAIAKIEKGKYRSFANAILRRFLREREKLAALCNKNATAKHNLPEWWIDYLQSHYPKHWHNIAAVLQQHPPMTLRVNRRRGNAESYLAVLNAVGIQAKALDDYAVTLLEPVPVGKLPGFSDGLVSVQDFGAQQAAYLLNPQNGERILDACAAPGGKTGHILELADCHVTALDIDETRLARVQSNLDRLGFQTASLGCADAKNLGAWYDGKPFDAILADVPCTASGVVRRNPDIKWLRRLGDAAKTARQQEALLDALWQTLTKNGRMLLATCSIFVEENEQQLQKFLNRHVDAKFLETHVLLPNKHQDGFYYALVQKQ, from the coding sequence ATGAGTATGGCGCTGGCGCAAAAGCTTGCGGCGGAAAGCGTTGTCACAGTTGCTGCCGGCCGGAATTTGCAAGACGTATTGGCTGAAATCCGAGACAGGCATCCCGACCTGAGCACGCAGGAAAGCGGTGCGTTGCAAGATATTGCCTATGGTTGCCAGCGTTATGGCGGCAGTTTGCATTTTATACTTGGAAAGATGCTCAATAAACCGATTACCGATCCACAGCTTGAAAGTTTATTGTTGGCAGCGCTCTACCAACTGCATTACACCCGCAATGCACCTCATGCCGTTGTAAACGAAGCGGTAGATGCCATTGCAAAAATAGAGAAGGGGAAATACCGTTCGTTTGCTAATGCTATTTTGCGTCGCTTTTTACGTGAACGTGAAAAATTGGCAGCTTTGTGTAACAAAAATGCAACAGCCAAGCATAATCTTCCTGAATGGTGGATAGATTATCTGCAAAGCCATTATCCAAAACATTGGCACAATATTGCCGCTGTGTTGCAACAACATCCGCCGATGACCCTGCGTGTTAACCGCCGCCGAGGTAATGCTGAAAGTTATTTGGCGGTTTTGAATGCTGTCGGCATTCAGGCCAAGGCATTGGATGATTATGCGGTAACGTTGCTGGAGCCTGTGCCGGTTGGGAAACTGCCCGGTTTTTCAGACGGCCTTGTATCCGTACAAGATTTCGGTGCTCAGCAGGCCGCTTATCTTTTGAATCCGCAAAACGGCGAGAGGATTCTTGATGCTTGCGCAGCGCCCGGCGGAAAAACAGGCCATATTTTAGAGTTGGCCGACTGTCATGTTACGGCATTGGATATTGATGAAACCCGCCTTGCCCGAGTGCAAAGCAACCTTGATCGCTTGGGTTTTCAGACGGCCTCTTTGGGTTGTGCCGACGCGAAAAACTTGGGTGCATGGTATGATGGAAAACCGTTTGATGCCATTTTAGCCGATGTGCCTTGTACGGCTTCCGGTGTTGTACGGCGAAATCCCGATATCAAATGGTTACGCCGTCTGGGCGATGCAGCCAAAACGGCCCGTCAGCAAGAAGCCCTGTTAGACGCACTCTGGCAGACCCTGACGAAAAACGGCAGGATGCTGTTGGCGACTTGTTCTATTTTTGTGGAAGAAAACGAACAACAATTACAGAAATTTTTAAACCGCCATGTTGATGCCAAATTTTTGGAAACACATGTGCTTTTACCGAATAAACACCAAGATGGCTTTTATTACGCGCTTGTTCAGAAACAGTAG